In Paenarthrobacter sp. GOM3, a single window of DNA contains:
- a CDS encoding ABC transporter ATP-binding protein — MTTNLGNVSDQAVVGEPVLTIDRLQVTFATDGGDVHAVKDVSLDVKAGEVVAIVGESGSGKTVTAKTILGLLPETAISSGAVVINGNNVISVSKSALRKIRGRDVAMVFQEPSTALNPVFTVGWQIAEGIRAHATDGKRVSAKEAKKRATEALRKVGIPDPETRVNYYPHQFSGGQKQRVVIAAALALNPGLIVADEPTTALDVTVQAEILQLLRDLRDNYGTSIVLITHNMGVVADLADRVVVMYQGDVVEEAPSRVLFAEPRQEYTRKLLAAVPHLGRHSASEGARGRLHQDGKVLVEAKNLTIEYPGRFGRHGFKAVDNVSFTVSENEVFGLVGESGSGKSTIGRAIAGLNRTTGGSLKVLGYEMLDFKERTFRPLRKEIGFVFQDPAASFNPHLTIGECVAEPLIIHTKPSAAEARKKVGELLESVQLPASYAQRYPHELSGGQRQRASLARALALNPRLLIADEPTSALDVSVQAKVLDLFKDIQEQFGFAALFISHDLAVVDMLSHWVGVLYKGQLVEQGIGNHVMGSPHHDYTKRLIASLPVPDPDEQARRREAHRALLGG, encoded by the coding sequence ATGACCACCAACCTTGGAAATGTGTCAGATCAGGCTGTTGTTGGTGAGCCCGTGCTCACCATTGACCGTCTCCAGGTCACGTTCGCCACCGATGGCGGGGACGTTCACGCCGTCAAGGACGTCAGCCTGGATGTGAAGGCCGGTGAAGTAGTAGCCATTGTGGGCGAGTCGGGATCGGGAAAGACCGTCACCGCAAAGACCATTCTGGGTTTGCTTCCGGAAACGGCCATCAGCTCAGGTGCCGTTGTGATCAACGGCAACAACGTGATCAGTGTCAGCAAGTCCGCGCTCAGGAAAATCCGGGGCAGGGACGTTGCCATGGTCTTCCAGGAACCATCCACGGCATTGAATCCTGTTTTTACAGTGGGATGGCAAATTGCCGAAGGTATCCGGGCCCACGCAACGGATGGTAAGCGTGTTTCCGCCAAGGAAGCCAAGAAAAGGGCCACCGAAGCGCTGCGCAAGGTAGGTATCCCGGACCCGGAGACCCGGGTCAACTACTACCCGCACCAGTTCTCCGGCGGACAAAAACAACGTGTCGTCATCGCCGCGGCGCTCGCGTTGAACCCGGGGCTGATCGTTGCCGATGAACCCACCACGGCGTTGGACGTCACCGTCCAGGCCGAAATCCTGCAGCTCCTGCGCGATCTCAGGGACAACTACGGCACCTCGATTGTGCTCATCACGCACAACATGGGCGTTGTGGCTGACCTCGCTGACCGTGTGGTTGTCATGTATCAGGGCGATGTGGTGGAAGAGGCGCCGTCCCGCGTCCTCTTCGCCGAACCCCGGCAAGAGTACACCCGCAAGCTCCTCGCCGCGGTGCCCCATTTGGGCCGGCACTCGGCCTCTGAGGGTGCCCGGGGCCGCCTCCACCAGGATGGCAAGGTGCTGGTCGAGGCGAAGAACCTGACCATCGAGTACCCGGGCAGGTTCGGGCGGCACGGTTTCAAGGCCGTGGACAACGTCAGCTTCACGGTGTCGGAGAACGAGGTCTTTGGCCTGGTGGGCGAGTCCGGCTCCGGAAAGTCCACCATCGGCCGCGCCATCGCAGGCTTGAACCGGACGACCGGTGGCAGTTTGAAAGTTCTCGGCTACGAAATGCTGGACTTCAAGGAACGTACTTTCCGTCCCCTGCGGAAGGAGATCGGATTCGTTTTCCAGGACCCGGCGGCCTCATTCAACCCGCACCTGACCATTGGCGAGTGCGTGGCGGAACCGCTGATCATCCACACGAAACCCAGCGCCGCCGAAGCGAGGAAAAAGGTCGGTGAGCTGCTCGAATCAGTCCAGTTGCCGGCGTCGTACGCTCAACGCTACCCACACGAGTTGTCCGGTGGGCAGCGGCAACGGGCTTCCCTCGCGAGGGCGCTGGCGCTGAACCCGCGGCTTTTGATCGCCGACGAACCCACCTCGGCCCTGGACGTGTCGGTGCAGGCCAAAGTCCTGGACCTCTTCAAGGACATCCAGGAGCAGTTCGGCTTCGCGGCGCTCTTCATCAGCCACGACCTCGCAGTGGTGGACATGTTGTCGCATTGGGTGGGCGTGCTCTACAAAGGCCAGTTGGTGGAGCAGGGGATCGGCAACCATGTGATGGGTTCGCCCCACCATGACTACACCAAGCGGCTGATCGCCTCGCTGCCGGTGCCGGACCCGGACGAACAAGCACGACGGCGGGAAGCGCACCGGGCGCTGCTGGGCGGCTAA
- a CDS encoding ABC transporter permease, with translation MSTPTLTPPRQPLFSRLPVVSHLRKSVGLQRGMLIVGVVLSGLFILTSIFAPLLAPYGYSQLSDASGSFPTQQAPGGKHLLGTTVGGYDVLSRVIWGSQTAVTVIIVSVAMSLFLGVALGLLSGYFGGWLDRILVVVADAIYAFPTLLLAIVISIVISRGQSSFWGGIFSCAFSITVVFVPQYFRVIRAETIRLKAEPFVESAKVLGASSLRIIGRHIFKNATRTLPLMFTLNASEAILTLAGLGFLGFGIEPTSAAEWGFDLNKALADTSSGIWWTGVFPGIAIVLTVLGLTLVGESINDLNDPRIRGRKRAGRTPVPSANPETGTPETPAEAGKP, from the coding sequence ATGAGCACACCAACGCTCACCCCGCCCCGGCAGCCCCTGTTCTCGCGGCTTCCGGTGGTGTCCCACCTCAGGAAAAGCGTGGGGCTCCAACGCGGCATGCTCATTGTGGGGGTAGTCCTGAGTGGGCTGTTCATCCTGACGAGCATTTTCGCTCCACTGCTGGCACCTTACGGATACTCCCAGCTCAGCGATGCCTCCGGTTCCTTCCCCACCCAGCAGGCTCCGGGTGGAAAGCACCTGCTGGGAACCACCGTGGGAGGCTACGACGTCCTGTCGCGGGTTATCTGGGGTTCGCAGACAGCCGTAACCGTCATCATTGTGTCCGTTGCAATGTCCCTGTTCCTCGGTGTCGCACTGGGGCTGCTCAGCGGGTACTTCGGTGGCTGGCTTGACCGGATCCTCGTAGTGGTCGCAGACGCCATCTATGCTTTCCCCACACTGCTCCTGGCGATCGTGATCTCCATTGTCATCAGCCGTGGCCAGTCCAGTTTCTGGGGCGGTATCTTCTCCTGCGCGTTCTCCATCACCGTGGTGTTCGTGCCACAGTACTTCCGGGTGATACGCGCCGAAACCATCCGCCTCAAGGCCGAACCATTCGTGGAGTCGGCCAAGGTCCTGGGCGCGTCGAGCCTGCGCATCATCGGGCGGCACATCTTCAAGAACGCCACCAGGACGCTGCCACTGATGTTCACCCTCAACGCATCCGAGGCCATTCTCACCCTGGCCGGCCTGGGCTTCCTGGGCTTCGGCATCGAACCGACGTCAGCGGCCGAGTGGGGTTTCGACCTCAACAAGGCCCTGGCTGACACCTCGTCCGGAATTTGGTGGACGGGTGTCTTCCCCGGTATTGCAATCGTCTTGACCGTACTGGGGTTGACGTTGGTCGGAGAGAGCATCAACGACCTTAACGACCCCCGGATCCGTGGCCGCAAGCGCGCCGGCAGGACCCCGGTACCGTCCGCAAACCCGGAAACAGGAACGCCGGAGACCCCGGCAGAGGCAGGAAAGCCATGA
- a CDS encoding ABC transporter permease, with product MTTLIEVPEAEPGIVAPKSKSKAGGGLGRYIVVRFFLIIPTVFILVTLVFFLMRVIGDPITAAQGGRLPPDVLAQRIHDAGYDRPVLVQYFEYLGQLLTGNFGTTITDRRPVVEVLTTFGAATLELSINALIVALAVGIPFGLIAAQHRDKTPDAVLRFFAILCYATPVFFSGLLLKLTFSVWLGWFPVAGRASTRTELTMGGLAAPSGIYWLDALRSGNFTALGDVASHAVLPAIALGLLTAGVFLRLVRTNVIGTLGKDYVEAGRSRGVSEYRLVTKHAYKPALIPIITVMGLQIALMLGGAILTETTFEWKGLGYQLVQYLNARDFVAVQGIVVLLAIIVAVTNFIVDIIAALIDPRVRY from the coding sequence ATGACAACACTTATTGAGGTGCCCGAGGCTGAGCCCGGCATCGTAGCTCCCAAGAGCAAATCCAAAGCCGGGGGTGGCCTCGGTAGATATATCGTGGTCAGGTTCTTCCTGATCATTCCCACGGTCTTTATCCTCGTGACACTCGTCTTCTTCCTCATGCGGGTCATCGGCGACCCCATCACCGCAGCACAGGGCGGCCGGCTTCCTCCGGATGTCCTGGCCCAGCGTATTCATGACGCCGGCTACGACCGGCCCGTCCTGGTCCAGTACTTCGAGTACCTTGGCCAACTCCTGACCGGAAACTTCGGTACCACCATCACAGACCGGCGGCCCGTCGTCGAGGTGCTCACCACTTTTGGTGCTGCAACGCTGGAATTGTCCATCAACGCGCTGATCGTTGCGCTCGCAGTGGGTATTCCGTTCGGACTTATCGCCGCCCAACACCGGGACAAGACGCCCGACGCCGTGCTGCGGTTCTTCGCGATCCTTTGCTACGCGACACCCGTCTTCTTCTCCGGACTGCTGCTGAAGCTCACCTTCTCCGTTTGGCTGGGATGGTTCCCCGTCGCGGGCCGTGCTTCAACCCGCACGGAACTGACCATGGGCGGACTCGCCGCGCCGTCGGGCATCTATTGGTTGGACGCCCTGCGCAGCGGCAACTTCACGGCACTGGGAGATGTCGCATCCCACGCAGTCCTCCCAGCCATCGCCCTCGGCTTGTTGACCGCGGGGGTGTTCCTGCGCCTGGTGCGCACCAACGTGATTGGCACACTAGGCAAGGACTACGTTGAGGCCGGTCGTTCCCGGGGCGTCAGCGAGTACAGGCTTGTGACCAAGCACGCCTACAAACCGGCACTGATTCCCATCATTACCGTCATGGGCCTGCAGATCGCGTTGATGCTGGGCGGTGCCATCCTGACGGAAACCACCTTCGAGTGGAAGGGCCTTGGGTACCAACTGGTGCAGTACCTGAACGCCCGCGACTTCGTGGCTGTCCAAGGCATCGTGGTGCTGCTGGCCATCATCGTGGCCGTCACCAACTTCATCGTGGACATCATCGCCGCGCTCATCGACCCCCGAGTGAGGTACTGA
- a CDS encoding ABC transporter substrate-binding protein, protein MALNKKALHGVIALAGISAFALTACTGPSGGGSSSAPAAAGPIAYGTTDKVTSLDPAGSYDNGSFMVMNQIYSFLLNSKPGSADPVPDLAESSSFTAPSEYTVKLKSGLKWANGHTLDSKDVKFSFDRQVAINDPAGPASLLTNIESVSAPDATTVVFKLKNANDQTFGQVLSSPAAPIVDDEVFPADKILSDDEIIKANAFYGQYTIDSYKKNELVSFKAFADYKGVLGKPANDAATIKYYASPTNLKLEIQQGAIDVAFRSLSATDVDDLRKDSKVKVLTGPGGEIRYITFNFDTMPFGTKATGADPAKALAVRQAIANLVDRQAIADQVYKGTYLPLYSNVPNGFLGANESFKDAYGDAGKPSLDKAKKVLTDAGINEKVALNLQYNPDHYGGSSGDEYAMVKEQLEKSGLFTVNLQSTEWVTYSKASRADEYPLFQFGWFPDFSDADNYLTPFFPEGGFLKNHYNNATVNDLIGKQLTEADKSKREADIKDVQNALAKDISTLPLLQGAQVAVVGSGVNGVDKTLDPSFKFRLGTVSK, encoded by the coding sequence ATGGCACTGAACAAGAAGGCCCTGCACGGCGTTATCGCGCTGGCGGGCATCTCCGCATTCGCCTTGACGGCATGCACCGGCCCCTCCGGAGGCGGTTCATCATCCGCCCCGGCTGCCGCCGGCCCCATCGCCTACGGCACCACGGACAAGGTCACCTCCCTTGACCCGGCAGGTTCGTACGACAACGGTTCGTTCATGGTGATGAACCAGATCTACTCGTTCCTCCTCAATTCCAAGCCGGGCAGCGCCGATCCCGTACCCGACCTCGCCGAATCGTCGTCGTTCACAGCCCCTTCGGAATACACGGTCAAACTCAAATCCGGGCTCAAGTGGGCCAACGGCCACACCTTGGATTCCAAGGACGTCAAGTTTTCGTTTGACCGCCAGGTAGCCATCAACGATCCCGCAGGCCCGGCGTCGTTGCTGACCAACATCGAAAGTGTCAGCGCGCCGGATGCCACCACCGTGGTGTTCAAGCTCAAGAACGCGAACGACCAGACCTTTGGCCAGGTCCTCAGCAGCCCTGCCGCTCCGATCGTTGACGATGAAGTCTTCCCGGCGGACAAGATCCTCTCCGACGATGAAATCATCAAGGCCAACGCTTTCTATGGCCAGTACACGATCGACAGCTACAAAAAGAACGAACTGGTCAGTTTCAAGGCATTTGCCGATTACAAGGGTGTCCTTGGCAAGCCCGCGAACGACGCCGCCACCATCAAGTACTACGCCAGCCCCACCAACCTGAAACTGGAAATCCAGCAGGGCGCCATCGACGTAGCTTTCCGCAGCCTCAGCGCAACCGACGTCGATGACCTCCGCAAGGATTCCAAGGTCAAGGTGCTCACCGGACCTGGTGGCGAAATCCGCTACATCACCTTCAACTTCGACACCATGCCGTTCGGAACCAAGGCCACCGGCGCAGACCCCGCCAAGGCACTTGCCGTGCGGCAGGCCATCGCCAACCTCGTTGATCGGCAGGCAATCGCCGACCAGGTCTACAAGGGCACCTACCTTCCCCTGTATTCCAACGTCCCCAACGGATTCCTCGGCGCCAACGAGTCGTTCAAAGACGCTTACGGCGATGCCGGTAAGCCCAGCCTGGACAAGGCCAAGAAGGTCCTGACGGATGCAGGCATCAACGAAAAAGTTGCGCTGAACCTTCAGTACAACCCGGACCACTATGGCGGATCGTCCGGTGACGAATACGCCATGGTCAAGGAGCAGCTGGAAAAGTCCGGCCTCTTCACTGTGAACCTGCAGTCCACGGAATGGGTGACTTACAGCAAGGCCAGCCGCGCCGACGAGTACCCGCTGTTCCAGTTCGGTTGGTTCCCTGACTTCAGTGACGCCGACAACTACCTCACCCCGTTCTTCCCGGAGGGCGGCTTCCTGAAGAACCACTACAACAACGCCACGGTCAACGACCTCATCGGAAAGCAGCTCACCGAAGCGGACAAGTCCAAGCGTGAAGCGGACATCAAGGATGTCCAGAATGCGCTGGCAAAGGACATCTCCACTTTGCCCCTGCTCCAGGGTGCCCAGGTGGCAGTTGTCGGCAGTGGCGTGAACGGTGTCGATAAGACGCTGGATCCGTCCTTCAAGTTCCGCCTCGGAACTGTTTCCAAGTAA
- a CDS encoding caspase family protein, with protein MDKAALCVGINQFASLPQSSWLQGCVNDAKDLAAVLANSYGFEDSAITVLCDEQATKQAVMVELNKLVDAAETGQTTHLVFTFSSHGTQIPDTNGDEEDSLDEAFACHDITSNGDAWDPNTVISDDELAAVFARLPEGVLMDVVLDTCHSGTGLKSLDLLPGRRPRFLPAPTPEAAIANEDKELRSLRDLVKSAKLSTPALMAACRSDQTAADALIEGRYNGAFTYNFLKSLQGDGTLGRAEILKLVSKGLKAGGFDQVAQLEASKAARKAAWGA; from the coding sequence ATGGATAAGGCAGCCCTCTGCGTAGGCATCAACCAATTCGCTTCCCTGCCGCAGTCGAGCTGGCTCCAGGGCTGCGTGAACGACGCCAAGGACCTGGCAGCTGTCCTGGCGAACTCCTACGGCTTCGAGGATTCGGCCATCACTGTCCTCTGCGACGAACAGGCAACAAAGCAGGCCGTCATGGTGGAGCTGAACAAACTGGTGGACGCGGCGGAGACGGGGCAGACGACCCATCTCGTTTTCACCTTTTCCAGCCATGGCACCCAAATCCCTGATACCAACGGGGACGAGGAAGATAGCCTGGACGAGGCCTTCGCCTGCCATGACATCACCAGCAACGGCGACGCGTGGGACCCGAACACTGTGATCTCCGACGATGAACTGGCCGCCGTTTTTGCCCGTTTGCCCGAAGGTGTCCTCATGGACGTTGTCCTGGACACCTGCCACAGCGGCACCGGGCTTAAATCCTTGGACCTGCTTCCCGGCAGGCGTCCGCGCTTCCTCCCCGCGCCAACGCCGGAGGCTGCGATAGCGAACGAGGACAAGGAGCTCCGAAGCCTGCGCGACCTGGTTAAGTCCGCCAAGCTCTCGACTCCCGCGCTGATGGCTGCCTGCCGATCCGATCAAACGGCCGCAGATGCGTTGATCGAGGGCCGCTATAACGGTGCCTTCACTTACAACTTCCTGAAGTCACTCCAGGGCGATGGGACGTTGGGGCGGGCGGAAATCCTGAAGCTGGTCAGCAAAGGCCTGAAGGCCGGCGGCTTCGACCAAGTGGCGCAACTGGAGGCCTCGAAGGCAGCCCGCAAGGCCGCTTGGGGCGCGTGA
- the mnmA gene encoding tRNA 2-thiouridine(34) synthase MnmA: MSGGVDSAVAAARAVEAGHDVVGVHLALSRMPGTLRTGSRGCCTIEDSRDAWRACDVLGIPYYVWDFSERFKEDVVQDFIDEYAAGRTPNPCMRCNERIKFAALLEKAIALGFDAVCTGHYAKVIEDADGNRELHRAADWAKDQSYVLGVLTHEQLKHSMFPLADTPSKAEVRAEAERRGLSVANKPDSHDICFISDGDTRGWLAEKIEMTTGDIVDETGTKVGEHPGANAFTVGQRRGLKLGTPAADGKPRFVLEIRPKENKVVVGPEALLAIDELRGIKVSWAGLPISEVATGAEFDCYAQVRAHGDPVPAVAHVEAVTDDSGIERAELVVTLTDPLRGVAPGQTVVLYQGSRVLGQATIDAARSLQRAAL, encoded by the coding sequence ATGAGCGGCGGAGTCGACTCCGCCGTGGCAGCCGCCCGCGCCGTAGAGGCAGGGCACGACGTCGTCGGGGTCCACCTCGCGTTGTCGCGCATGCCGGGGACCCTTCGCACCGGAAGCCGCGGTTGCTGCACCATCGAGGACTCCCGTGATGCCTGGCGTGCCTGCGATGTCCTGGGAATCCCGTACTACGTGTGGGACTTCTCGGAACGATTCAAGGAAGACGTCGTCCAGGACTTCATTGACGAGTACGCCGCCGGGCGCACTCCCAATCCGTGCATGCGCTGCAACGAACGCATCAAGTTCGCCGCATTGCTGGAGAAGGCCATTGCCCTGGGTTTTGATGCCGTGTGCACCGGCCACTATGCCAAGGTCATCGAAGACGCCGACGGTAACCGCGAACTCCATCGCGCCGCTGACTGGGCAAAGGACCAGAGCTACGTTCTCGGTGTCCTGACCCACGAGCAGCTCAAGCACTCCATGTTCCCGCTCGCTGACACGCCGTCCAAGGCTGAAGTCCGCGCCGAGGCTGAGCGTCGGGGCCTGTCCGTGGCGAACAAGCCGGACAGCCACGACATCTGCTTCATTTCCGACGGCGACACCCGTGGCTGGTTGGCCGAAAAGATCGAGATGACTACCGGCGATATCGTCGATGAAACCGGTACCAAGGTCGGGGAGCACCCCGGCGCCAACGCCTTCACGGTGGGACAACGGCGGGGCCTGAAGCTTGGGACGCCCGCAGCCGATGGCAAGCCCCGGTTTGTCCTGGAAATCCGTCCCAAGGAAAACAAAGTTGTGGTTGGCCCGGAAGCGCTCCTTGCCATCGATGAACTTCGAGGCATCAAGGTTTCGTGGGCAGGGCTGCCCATTTCAGAGGTTGCCACTGGTGCAGAGTTCGACTGCTACGCCCAGGTCCGCGCCCACGGCGATCCCGTGCCGGCAGTTGCACACGTGGAGGCAGTGACCGACGACTCCGGCATTGAACGGGCTGAGCTCGTCGTTACCCTGACGGATCCCTTGCGTGGTGTAGCGCCCGGCCAGACCGTGGTCCTCTACCAGGGGAGCAGGGTCCTGGGGCAAGCAACCATCGACGCCGCCCGTTCCCTCCAGCGCGCAGCACTCTAA
- a CDS encoding NAD(P)/FAD-dependent oxidoreductase, whose translation MATERMVISGGGLAGATAARTLRAEGFDGPITLLCAENRIPYLRPPLSKEFLLGKAGEDSVPVVPAGWYEENGVELLFGNAATAVDPASHRIALPGGLHLEYAKLLIATGARPRTIPLPGADLEGVMTFRTFDDSLHLQSLLKDGGRKVVMIGSGWIGMELAAAARTYGNDVTLLGLEDIPLSAAIGAELGRYFQHLHLEQGVSFRLPASAARIEGRVGTAEAVVTDSGERLPADIVIIAVGVVPDTALAEAAGLAIRNGILVDSGLRTSAPDVFAAGDVANALHPFTGEHHRSEHWSNALNGGKTAARSMLGQDATFDVVPYFYTDQFEASMEYSGFPSLASGLSPVIRGALTDEGFIAFWVKDGGVVAGMSVNQRRVHKAIKALITGRVRVSLDRLTDPAVPLEELLPTP comes from the coding sequence ATGGCTACAGAACGAATGGTCATTTCCGGCGGCGGCCTAGCCGGCGCCACTGCTGCCCGGACCTTGCGGGCCGAAGGTTTTGATGGTCCCATTACCCTGCTCTGCGCCGAGAACCGCATCCCCTACCTCCGCCCTCCCCTTTCCAAGGAATTCCTGCTTGGAAAGGCAGGCGAAGATTCCGTACCGGTGGTTCCGGCGGGCTGGTACGAAGAAAACGGCGTCGAACTGCTGTTCGGCAACGCCGCGACGGCGGTGGATCCGGCCAGCCACCGGATAGCGCTGCCAGGTGGCCTCCACCTGGAATACGCCAAACTGCTCATCGCAACCGGTGCACGTCCCAGAACCATCCCCCTTCCCGGTGCGGACCTCGAAGGCGTCATGACGTTTAGGACTTTCGATGACAGCCTGCACCTGCAAAGCCTCCTCAAAGACGGTGGCCGGAAAGTGGTCATGATCGGCTCCGGCTGGATCGGCATGGAGTTGGCGGCGGCAGCCCGCACGTACGGCAACGACGTGACGCTCCTGGGGCTGGAAGACATTCCGTTGAGCGCCGCCATCGGGGCGGAATTGGGGCGCTACTTCCAGCACCTTCACCTGGAACAAGGTGTCTCCTTCAGGCTTCCAGCGAGCGCGGCGAGAATCGAGGGACGCGTCGGAACGGCGGAGGCAGTCGTCACCGACAGCGGCGAACGGCTACCGGCCGACATCGTCATCATTGCTGTCGGCGTCGTCCCGGACACTGCCCTGGCGGAAGCGGCAGGCTTGGCGATCCGCAACGGCATCCTGGTGGACTCCGGACTCCGCACCAGCGCCCCGGATGTCTTTGCCGCGGGCGATGTGGCCAACGCCCTCCATCCGTTCACCGGCGAACACCACCGCAGTGAACACTGGTCCAATGCGCTCAACGGCGGCAAGACCGCGGCGAGGTCGATGCTGGGCCAGGACGCCACCTTTGATGTGGTGCCCTACTTCTACACCGACCAGTTCGAGGCGAGCATGGAATACTCGGGCTTCCCTTCGCTGGCCTCGGGCCTTTCGCCGGTGATTCGCGGCGCCTTGACTGACGAAGGCTTCATCGCATTCTGGGTCAAAGACGGAGGTGTGGTTGCCGGCATGAGCGTCAACCAACGCCGTGTCCACAAGGCGATCAAGGCCCTCATCACGGGCCGCGTCCGCGTCAGCCTGGACCGGCTGACCGATCCGGCAGTGCCGCTCGAAGAACTTCTTCCTACCCCGTAA
- a CDS encoding cysteine desulfurase family protein, with the protein MPVYLDHAATTPLSAEALAVMTRELARTGNPSSLHGAGRRARRAVEDARETLAAAASAHPSEVIFTSGGTEADNLAVKGLFWARRDENPRRTRILCSAVEHHAVMDTVEWLERHEAADVVWLPVDSEGIIRLDVLHREIERDPDSIALITVMWANNEVGTIQPVAEVVGLAKPHGIPVHSDAVQAFGSVPVDFRGSGLSAMSVSGHKLGGPVGVGALFLGRAVTLTPVQHGGGQERDVRSGTLDTPAIAAFAAAAEAVTAHLAEEQDRLAGLRDRLIDGVLAAVPDAVLRGAPGAGRLPGNAHFTFPGCEGDSLLFLLDLAGVESSTGSACTAGVPRPSHVLLAMGLDEDTARGAQRFTLGHSSTEADVDALLKALPEACARARQAGMAGHESSIQTAATVARQHQA; encoded by the coding sequence GTGCCTGTATACCTCGATCACGCTGCCACCACGCCCCTTTCGGCTGAAGCGCTCGCCGTCATGACGCGTGAACTGGCGCGCACAGGCAATCCATCCTCGCTCCACGGCGCAGGACGTCGTGCACGTCGCGCGGTGGAGGATGCCCGCGAAACGCTGGCCGCGGCCGCCAGCGCGCATCCATCGGAAGTGATCTTCACCTCGGGTGGAACTGAAGCTGACAACCTGGCCGTCAAGGGCCTGTTCTGGGCCCGCCGCGACGAAAACCCCCGCCGGACCCGCATCCTCTGTTCCGCCGTCGAACATCACGCAGTCATGGACACCGTGGAGTGGCTGGAGCGCCACGAGGCAGCCGATGTTGTGTGGCTCCCGGTGGATAGCGAAGGCATCATCCGATTGGACGTCCTCCATCGCGAGATCGAACGCGACCCTGATTCGATTGCGCTGATTACCGTAATGTGGGCCAACAACGAAGTCGGGACCATCCAGCCGGTAGCTGAGGTTGTTGGGCTGGCAAAGCCACACGGAATCCCGGTGCATTCGGACGCCGTCCAGGCATTCGGTTCTGTTCCCGTCGACTTCCGTGGATCGGGCCTGTCGGCGATGTCCGTGTCAGGCCACAAGCTGGGCGGACCGGTGGGCGTGGGTGCTCTCTTCCTGGGCAGGGCCGTGACGTTGACCCCGGTTCAGCATGGTGGTGGGCAGGAGCGGGATGTGCGCTCGGGAACCCTGGATACGCCTGCGATCGCCGCGTTCGCTGCGGCCGCCGAAGCAGTCACCGCCCACCTGGCGGAGGAGCAGGATCGGCTGGCCGGACTCCGCGACCGCCTGATCGACGGCGTCCTGGCGGCCGTTCCCGACGCTGTGCTGCGAGGGGCGCCCGGCGCTGGCCGCCTCCCCGGCAACGCCCACTTCACGTTCCCCGGATGTGAAGGGGATTCGTTGCTCTTCCTCCTGGACCTGGCAGGCGTGGAATCGTCCACGGGCTCGGCATGCACCGCGGGTGTGCCGCGGCCTTCGCACGTCCTCCTGGCCATGGGTTTGGATGAGGACACAGCGCGCGGAGCACAGCGCTTCACCTTGGGCCACAGCTCTACAGAGGCTGACGTTGACGCCCTCCTCAAGGCGCTGCCGGAGGCGTGCGCGCGGGCCCGACAGGCCGGCATGGCCGGCCACGAGTCCAGCATTCAAACGGCCGCGACGGTGGCGAGGCAGCACCAGGCCTGA
- a CDS encoding helix-turn-helix transcriptional regulator — protein sequence MGTSSDLPWLRRIAAVASLGEENRRALYEYVVGARDAVGRDEAAAALNLPRSTASFHLDRLVTGGLLRSEFRKPTGKTGPGSGRPSKLYRPALEEVSASVPDRNYDLAGELMASAIAHSQAENVPVSRALLDVAHASGREAGRPGNFIGALSDLGYQPAPDDGGGYLLLNCPFHRLSRNHADVVCPMNGAFLRGAAETSGLPAGTVVAGTDPGHCCARITSTTEGR from the coding sequence ATGGGCACCTCCTCCGACCTCCCATGGCTCCGCAGGATTGCCGCCGTGGCCTCCCTGGGAGAGGAAAACCGGCGCGCACTCTATGAATACGTTGTGGGTGCCCGGGACGCAGTGGGACGGGATGAGGCAGCTGCGGCCCTGAACCTTCCCCGCAGCACAGCCTCCTTCCACTTGGACCGATTGGTTACCGGCGGACTCCTGCGCAGTGAGTTCAGGAAGCCGACAGGCAAAACCGGTCCAGGGTCCGGGCGACCGTCGAAGCTCTACAGGCCGGCACTCGAAGAGGTTAGCGCTTCCGTGCCCGATCGAAACTACGATCTCGCCGGGGAGCTCATGGCGTCGGCCATCGCCCACTCACAGGCGGAGAACGTGCCAGTGTCCCGGGCCCTGCTCGATGTGGCGCATGCATCCGGCCGTGAAGCCGGACGCCCGGGAAACTTCATCGGCGCCCTTTCCGACCTCGGATACCAGCCCGCTCCCGACGACGGCGGAGGGTACCTGTTGCTCAACTGCCCCTTCCACCGGCTCTCAAGAAACCACGCGGACGTGGTCTGCCCCATGAACGGCGCTTTTCTCCGAGGGGCAGCGGAAACATCGGGCCTGCCCGCCGGGACGGTGGTGGCCGGAACGGACCCCGGGCACTGTTGCGCACGGATCACCAGCACCACCGAGGGCCGATGA